A DNA window from Sulfitobacter noctilucicola contains the following coding sequences:
- a CDS encoding alkane 1-monooxygenase has translation MFWYAVASLTPAVLLGLAALTGGPFAVLALLSITVVVFLLDKLSGSLPNTEESGRRLSLILAAVHFPLLGLGVWALGGMSLNTLEKLLLFTGLGLYFGQVSNSNAHELIHATSRWPRRIGSAIYVSLLHGHHVSAHLRVHHVHAATDADPNSARTGEGFWAYVVRVFQGEFMQGLEAENAHRVRARTKPAIWNHPYVGYVVGAAVMLLLAFMIAGGKGLIAYLAIALYAQLQLLLSDYVQHYGLRREVQPDGRTEPMGPHHSWNAPKWYSSAMMLNAPKHSDHHMRPSRAFPALEVTPDTMPVLPHSLPVMAVIALFPPLWRRLMDRRVAKWRKST, from the coding sequence ATGTTTTGGTACGCCGTCGCCAGCCTGACCCCTGCGGTCCTTCTTGGGCTTGCCGCCCTCACTGGCGGCCCCTTCGCGGTACTCGCATTGCTGTCGATTACTGTGGTCGTATTCCTTCTCGACAAGCTTTCCGGCAGCTTACCCAATACCGAGGAATCCGGTCGCCGGTTGAGCCTCATTCTGGCAGCGGTTCACTTCCCGCTCTTGGGTCTTGGTGTCTGGGCGCTTGGCGGTATGAGCCTCAACACTCTGGAGAAGCTGCTCCTGTTCACGGGGCTGGGGCTATACTTTGGACAGGTGTCAAATTCCAACGCGCACGAACTGATCCATGCCACCTCGCGCTGGCCACGCAGGATCGGCTCGGCGATATATGTCTCGTTGCTGCACGGCCACCACGTCTCGGCCCATCTCAGAGTGCACCACGTCCATGCTGCGACAGATGCGGACCCCAACTCAGCCCGCACCGGTGAAGGCTTTTGGGCTTACGTCGTGCGGGTCTTTCAAGGCGAATTCATGCAAGGGCTGGAGGCCGAGAATGCGCACCGCGTCCGCGCGCGCACAAAGCCTGCCATCTGGAACCATCCCTATGTCGGCTATGTGGTCGGGGCTGCGGTTATGCTGCTGCTCGCGTTTATGATTGCCGGGGGCAAAGGTCTCATCGCTTATCTGGCGATCGCGCTTTACGCCCAGTTACAACTGCTGCTGTCGGACTATGTGCAGCACTATGGTCTGCGCCGCGAAGTGCAGCCGGATGGACGCACAGAGCCAATGGGACCGCATCACAGCTGGAACGCCCCCAAGTGGTATTCAAGCGCCATGATGCTGAATGCGCCAAAACATTCGGATCACCACATGCGCCCCTCCCGCGCCTTTCCCGCGCTGGAAGTCACGCCCGACACCATGCCTGTCCTGCCCCACTCGCTACCTGTTATGGCGGTCATCGCGCTCTTCCCGCCGCTTTGGCGCAGATTGATGGACAGGCGTGTGGCAAAATGGCGAAAATCCACCTGA
- a CDS encoding NAD(P)H-dependent oxidoreductase subunit E, with the protein MALDHDNKTGENAGSGSAPRKGVWKSGKGKGRHHTKGRQLTDSAWEDVRGLLGDRPRRADLLIEFLHLIQDAFGHLSAAHLRALAEELRLSMAEVFEVATFYAHFDVVKEGEVPPPALTIRVCDSLSCELAGAQALKAALEDGLDPAEVRVLRAPCMGRCDTAPVLELGHNHIDHATPEKVMQAVANGDTHAHVPDYETYADYAAEGGYETLATLRTEGDWEAVQDKILDAGLRGLGGAGFPSGKKWGFVRGNAGPRYMAVNGDEGEPGTFKDRYYLERVPHLFFEGMLIAAWAVEADRIYLYMRDEYPAVLEILTREIAALEKAGVVEAGYIELRRGAGAYICGEESAMIESIEGKRGIPRHRPPFVAQVGVFGQPTLVHNIETLHWIARICREGPQVLSGTEKNGRKGLRSYSVSGRVAQPGVYLLPAGSTILDVIEAAGGMAAGHEFKAYQPGGPSSGLLPASMDDIPLDFDTLQPHGSFIGSAAVVVLSQNDSARDAALNMLRFFEDESCGQCTPCRVGCEKAVKLMQADQWNTGLLEELSTAMVDASICGLGQAAPNPIRMVMKHFPEEV; encoded by the coding sequence ATGGCGCTGGATCACGACAACAAGACGGGTGAAAACGCCGGTTCCGGAAGCGCGCCGCGTAAAGGCGTTTGGAAGTCGGGTAAGGGCAAGGGGCGTCACCACACCAAAGGACGCCAGCTGACCGACAGCGCGTGGGAAGATGTGCGCGGGTTGCTTGGTGACAGGCCGCGCCGTGCCGATCTGCTGATCGAATTCCTGCATTTGATACAGGATGCCTTTGGCCATCTGTCAGCAGCACATTTGCGGGCTTTGGCGGAAGAGTTGCGCCTTTCGATGGCCGAGGTTTTTGAAGTTGCGACGTTTTATGCGCATTTCGATGTGGTGAAGGAGGGCGAGGTCCCGCCGCCCGCACTGACAATTCGCGTGTGCGATTCCCTTTCGTGTGAGCTGGCCGGAGCGCAGGCGCTCAAGGCTGCCCTGGAGGACGGACTGGATCCCGCCGAAGTCCGTGTTCTGCGTGCGCCCTGTATGGGCCGCTGTGATACCGCGCCGGTGCTTGAGCTTGGTCACAACCACATTGACCATGCCACGCCTGAGAAAGTCATGCAGGCCGTGGCCAATGGCGACACCCATGCGCATGTGCCCGATTACGAGACATATGCCGATTATGCTGCCGAAGGCGGGTATGAAACGCTCGCAACCTTGCGCACTGAGGGCGATTGGGAAGCCGTTCAGGACAAGATACTTGACGCAGGTCTGCGCGGGCTGGGCGGTGCGGGTTTCCCGTCGGGCAAGAAATGGGGCTTTGTGCGCGGCAACGCGGGACCGCGCTATATGGCCGTGAACGGGGATGAGGGCGAACCGGGCACATTCAAAGACCGCTACTATCTTGAGCGGGTGCCACATCTGTTTTTCGAAGGCATGTTGATCGCCGCTTGGGCGGTCGAGGCGGATCGCATCTATCTTTATATGCGTGACGAATATCCGGCAGTGCTGGAAATCTTGACGCGCGAGATCGCGGCGCTGGAAAAGGCAGGTGTCGTGGAGGCCGGCTATATCGAACTACGTCGCGGTGCCGGCGCGTACATCTGCGGCGAAGAATCCGCCATGATAGAAAGCATCGAGGGCAAGCGTGGTATTCCGCGTCACCGCCCGCCCTTCGTGGCGCAGGTCGGAGTGTTCGGCCAACCGACTTTGGTGCACAACATCGAGACCCTGCATTGGATCGCACGTATCTGCCGCGAAGGCCCGCAGGTGCTGTCCGGAACAGAGAAAAACGGGCGAAAGGGTTTGCGGTCCTATTCGGTTTCAGGACGGGTGGCGCAGCCAGGTGTCTATCTGTTGCCGGCGGGATCAACGATATTGGATGTGATCGAGGCTGCTGGCGGCATGGCGGCAGGCCATGAATTCAAGGCGTACCAACCGGGAGGACCATCATCCGGGCTGCTGCCCGCATCGATGGATGACATTCCGTTGGACTTTGACACGCTGCAGCCGCATGGCAGCTTCATTGGCTCGGCGGCGGTGGTCGTACTGTCACAGAACGATTCTGCACGCGATGCCGCACTTAATATGTTGCGGTTCTTCGAGGATGAAAGTTGCGGCCAGTGTACGCCTTGCCGTGTGGGATGCGAGAAGGCTGTCAAGCTGATGCAGGCCGATCAATGGAACACGGGATTGCTGGAAGAGCTGAGCACCGCGATGGTCGATGCATCGATCTGCGGGCTGGGGCAGGCGGCACCGAACCCGATACGGATGGTAATGAAGCATTTCCCCGAAGAGGTTTAA
- the ftsY gene encoding signal recognition particle-docking protein FtsY, producing MAFFKKLKDRLFKSSSKIDEGLEAIVSDGGEEEAAVDEVMIEAPAAAVETEDRAAAEATLADEEAAREAARAQAEEEALREADRVAAREAERLEAERLAAEQAAREDAARKAEQEQREREQAEARAAEAKAIQDAADEAARIEAETAAQEAEMARLAEEDRAAEEERLAEEKRIADQLRREEQAAAREAEAARQTEEERDMAEAAAHSAAEKAAQEAAEEAAEQAKTEPLRTTLTPVAPDLAAATQSAAKPGLLGRLMGRSTPKTVVRRTLDDDMLEQLEELLITADMGVDTALRVTANMSEGRFGKKLSVAEIKELMASEIARIMEPVARPLPLYPKTPQVVLVVGVNGSGKTTTIGKLASQFRAAGKKVVIAAGDTFRAAAVEQLQVWGDRAGVPVLTAAQGSDPASLAFDAMTKAEADGADLLLIDTAGRLQNRGDLMEELAKIVRVIRKKDETAPHNTLLVLDATTGQNAINQVKVFQEISDVSGLVMTKLDGTAKGGVLVALADKFGLPIHAIGVGEQIDDLSPFDPQEFADALVGYER from the coding sequence TTGGCGTTTTTCAAAAAACTTAAAGACCGTTTGTTCAAATCCTCGTCCAAAATCGACGAGGGTCTCGAAGCAATTGTAAGCGATGGGGGCGAAGAAGAGGCCGCTGTTGATGAGGTGATGATCGAGGCTCCGGCCGCAGCGGTAGAGACCGAGGACCGCGCCGCGGCCGAAGCAACCTTGGCGGATGAGGAAGCGGCACGCGAAGCAGCGCGCGCCCAAGCCGAAGAAGAGGCGCTTCGGGAAGCGGACCGCGTGGCAGCGCGTGAGGCCGAAAGGCTGGAGGCGGAACGGCTGGCGGCAGAGCAGGCCGCCCGGGAAGATGCCGCACGAAAGGCAGAGCAGGAACAGCGCGAGAGAGAACAGGCAGAGGCCCGTGCAGCCGAAGCAAAGGCCATTCAGGACGCCGCCGACGAAGCCGCACGGATTGAGGCCGAGACAGCTGCGCAAGAAGCTGAAATGGCCCGATTGGCCGAAGAAGACCGCGCCGCTGAAGAAGAACGTCTGGCCGAAGAGAAACGGATAGCGGATCAGTTGCGTAGGGAAGAGCAGGCAGCAGCACGCGAAGCCGAAGCTGCACGTCAGACCGAAGAAGAACGCGATATGGCGGAGGCCGCAGCGCATAGTGCCGCCGAAAAAGCAGCGCAGGAAGCCGCTGAAGAGGCGGCAGAGCAGGCCAAAACCGAACCACTGCGCACTACGTTGACGCCGGTGGCACCCGATCTGGCCGCAGCCACACAAAGCGCGGCCAAGCCGGGTCTTCTGGGCCGTCTTATGGGGCGTAGCACGCCCAAGACCGTTGTGCGCCGCACACTTGATGATGACATGCTTGAACAGCTCGAAGAGCTGCTCATCACAGCAGATATGGGCGTAGATACAGCGCTGCGCGTGACTGCGAACATGTCCGAAGGACGCTTTGGCAAAAAGTTGTCGGTTGCCGAGATCAAAGAACTGATGGCGAGCGAAATCGCCCGCATCATGGAGCCTGTTGCGCGTCCGTTGCCCTTGTATCCAAAGACACCACAGGTGGTGCTTGTCGTTGGCGTCAACGGCTCCGGCAAGACCACGACCATCGGCAAACTGGCTAGCCAGTTTCGCGCTGCGGGCAAGAAGGTCGTCATTGCGGCGGGGGATACTTTCAGGGCTGCGGCGGTAGAGCAGCTACAGGTCTGGGGCGACAGGGCGGGTGTGCCGGTTCTGACTGCAGCGCAAGGCTCCGATCCGGCGAGCCTTGCTTTTGATGCCATGACCAAGGCCGAGGCTGATGGTGCCGATCTGTTGTTGATCGATACAGCGGGCCGGTTGCAGAACCGTGGTGACCTGATGGAAGAACTGGCCAAGATCGTGCGTGTCATCCGCAAGAAGGACGAGACAGCACCGCACAATACGTTGTTGGTGCTGGACGCGACCACGGGGCAGAATGCGATCAATCAGGTTAAGGTCTTTCAGGAAATTTCGGATGTATCCGGTCTGGTGATGACCAAGCTGGACGGCACGGCCAAAGGCGGTGTGTTGGTGGCGCTGGCGGATAAATTCGGTCTGCCCATCCATGCCATCGGTGTCGGCGAACAGATTGACGATCTGTCCCCCTTTGATCCGCAGGAATTTGCAGATGCGCTTGTGGGTTACGAACGGTGA
- a CDS encoding DMT family transporter codes for MTDWLLSIEGTEAGHNAALILALMAAFLHAAFGALQKGRHDPWLTRGAIDFSYCVMAAPFALFVVPWPEPHMWIIFAGAFIIHVIYKLLQAWAYTKGAYTVVYPVVRGTGPLFAVIGAYVIFGERFTGIQWLGMAVLLSGIFGLALYNMKYLVSERDTLNAALGLAVLTGLFVALYTTYDAYGIRATQNPFTFLAWFFMLDGLVMPVIAARRWIRMEQAPDLGPLMLRGVIGGIIAFFSFGAIMMATRLDKVGEAAVLRETSTVFAALIGVVFLKETVGPRRVALMALIAAGAVIVEFGG; via the coding sequence ATGACTGACTGGCTCCTTTCCATCGAGGGTACGGAAGCGGGGCACAACGCTGCGCTGATATTGGCGCTTATGGCGGCATTTCTGCACGCGGCGTTCGGCGCATTGCAAAAAGGGCGGCATGATCCGTGGCTGACACGCGGGGCGATTGATTTTTCCTATTGCGTCATGGCGGCACCCTTCGCGCTGTTTGTTGTCCCTTGGCCCGAACCGCATATGTGGATCATCTTTGCGGGCGCGTTCATTATTCATGTGATCTACAAGCTGCTACAGGCATGGGCCTATACCAAGGGTGCCTATACGGTTGTTTATCCGGTGGTGCGGGGCACAGGGCCGCTTTTTGCCGTCATCGGGGCCTACGTGATATTCGGAGAGCGTTTCACCGGCATCCAGTGGCTGGGCATGGCCGTGCTGTTGAGCGGGATCTTCGGTCTGGCGCTTTATAACATGAAATATCTGGTGTCAGAGCGGGACACATTGAACGCGGCGCTTGGGCTGGCCGTGCTGACGGGGCTTTTTGTAGCACTATATACGACCTACGACGCTTACGGCATTCGGGCGACGCAGAACCCCTTCACCTTTCTGGCTTGGTTCTTCATGCTGGACGGTCTTGTGATGCCGGTTATTGCGGCGCGGCGCTGGATCCGGATGGAGCAGGCACCGGATTTGGGTCCGCTGATGCTGCGCGGTGTCATTGGCGGGATCATCGCGTTCTTCAGCTTTGGCGCGATCATGATGGCAACGCGGCTGGACAAAGTGGGAGAGGCGGCAGTGTTACGCGAAACTTCTACCGTGTTTGCCGCACTTATCGGCGTTGTTTTTCTTAAAGAGACGGTTGGCCCAAGAAGGGTAGCCCTGATGGCATTGATCGCAGCGGGCGCTGTGATAGTTGAGTTTGGCGGATAG
- a CDS encoding lytic transglycosylase domain-containing protein — MRIFLSLVFAVVAIATAPSAQAEPGTMCSSSKWGHQLCIRRSHFVYDTCNAIKTFSTRHGLNTDFFARLIWQESRFDPNALSHANARGIAQFIPSTAKLRGLTDPYNPADALEHSAQYLAEMVRRYGNEGMAAIGYNGGERRAEGFLVGKGLAPETVNYVPIITGLNAEDWRNGKPKQQDMRLSKTESFLPACYAMAQKRRITPLARPKPPAPKFKPWGVQVGFAQSKKAAQAAARSTTRSCRSVLGNEKAELIYKPHKVSTKKGYFFARFGRNSRDGAKKLCDTMRRKGCRCRVMQN; from the coding sequence ATGCGGATCTTTTTGAGCCTTGTTTTTGCCGTTGTCGCCATTGCTACGGCTCCCTCTGCACAGGCAGAGCCGGGTACAATGTGTTCAAGCTCGAAATGGGGGCATCAGTTGTGCATCAGGCGGTCCCATTTCGTCTATGATACTTGCAATGCGATCAAGACTTTTTCCACACGTCACGGCCTCAACACCGATTTCTTTGCCCGTCTGATCTGGCAGGAAAGCCGTTTTGACCCCAACGCTTTGAGCCATGCAAACGCCCGTGGCATTGCACAGTTCATCCCATCCACTGCCAAACTGCGGGGACTTACGGACCCTTACAACCCGGCCGACGCGCTGGAGCACTCAGCGCAATACCTTGCAGAGATGGTCCGGCGCTACGGCAACGAAGGCATGGCGGCGATTGGCTATAACGGCGGCGAAAGGCGTGCCGAAGGGTTTCTGGTGGGCAAGGGTTTGGCCCCAGAGACGGTCAACTATGTGCCAATCATCACGGGGCTTAACGCCGAAGACTGGCGCAATGGAAAACCCAAACAACAGGACATGCGACTGTCCAAAACAGAAAGCTTCTTGCCAGCCTGCTATGCGATGGCACAAAAGCGCCGCATCACACCGCTGGCCCGCCCCAAACCGCCCGCGCCGAAATTCAAGCCATGGGGCGTGCAGGTCGGTTTTGCCCAATCCAAGAAAGCAGCGCAGGCCGCTGCGCGGTCAACCACCCGTTCGTGCAGAAGTGTTTTGGGCAATGAGAAAGCGGAACTGATTTATAAACCGCACAAAGTTTCGACCAAGAAGGGCTATTTCTTTGCCCGCTTCGGCCGCAACAGCCGTGATGGTGCGAAAAAGCTATGCGATACGATGCGCCGCAAGGGATGCCGCTGCCGAGTGATGCAGAACTAG